One bacterium genomic window, TCGACCGTGCTGTATTGCCGCCGCCATTCGGATATCCGTCCAAACTGACTACACAACCGCACCAGGTCGTCGATCAGGGTTTCGGTGCCGACACGCGAAACGTCCCCTTCAGGCAGGCACTGCTCGATCGACCGCAGCAGCCGCGTCTTACCGGCCCCGTTGGCTCCAAAAACACACAGAAGATCACCAGGTAAGTCGCTCAATCGCGCTATCAGTTCCTTTACAGTCATCTCCGCAAACCTCTATCATTGACAGGGTCGCAAAAAGTCCAATCCGGGACTTTTCGCTCCACGGAAAGGGAAAAGCGTCGTTTTCCCTTTCCTT contains:
- a CDS encoding DnaA/Hda family protein codes for the protein MTVKELIARLSDLPGDLLCVFGANGAGKTRLLRSIEQCLPEGDVSRVGTETLIDDLVRLCSQFGRISEWRRQYSTVDVLMLDNFWCLADRPATAKIICHLIRDRRGAGKLTAVASDLPLATWKEKNREIARLLREGTAIRLT